From Oryza brachyantha chromosome 9, ObraRS2, whole genome shotgun sequence, a single genomic window includes:
- the LOC102715692 gene encoding 50S ribosomal protein L18, which translates to MPLAKRYVLRLFISLKYVTANVVDRQIGRVVATASSVEKPLRDGLECGRTCNAKAAAAVGEVLAMRLKVDGLAREPIHANAAKEVEKKGFKNRTKVWAILNALRDHGVNLHLDDDGDHRPHV; encoded by the coding sequence ATGCCGCTCGCCAAGCGGTACGTGCTGCGGCTCTTCATCTCGCTCAAGTACGTGACGGCGAACGTGGTGGACCGCCAGATCGGGCGCGTGGTGGCGACCGCGTCCTCCGTGGAGAAGCCCCTGCGGGACGGGCTCGAGTGCGGCCGCACCTGCAACGCCAAGGCTGCCGCGGCCGTTGGGGAGGTGCTCGCCATGCGCCTGAAGGTGGACGGCCTGGCGCGCGAGCCCATACACGCCAACGCCGCCAAGGAGGTCGAGAAGAAGGGGTTCAAGAACCGCACCAAGGTCTGGGCCATCCTCAACGCGCTGCGTGACCACGGTGTCAACCTCCACCTCGACGATGATGGCGACCATCGGCCGCATGTCTGA
- the LOC102722895 gene encoding protein NLP1-like: MEEGDPQPSISLARTPSEGAPAVDLDLLEQLLSADNAWLEVAANTSRSNNFFASPSNLLTDAVTTTTPANSWWIQPSGASTSVRERFDQALAYIRETQSDADVLVQLWVPIKGDGGQLVLTTSGQPFTLDQRSNSLIQFREVSTKYQFSADVASGSSPGLPGRVFIGRLPEWSPDVRYFTSYEYPRVSHAQYLDVHGTMGLPVFERGNYSCLGVIELIMTKQKLNFTSEINTICSALQAVNLTSTEVSSIPRTKLSSASYKDALPEILEVLRAACITHKLPLAQTWVTCAQQGKRGSRHSDENYRYCISTIDEACYVNESQMQSFHDACSEHHLLRGQGVAGKAFTTNQPCFLPDIGSSTKLEYPLSHHAKIFNLKGAVAIRLRCTRTGIADFVLEFFLPTDCEVLEEQKAVLDSLSGTMRNVCQTLRVVTDKEMEDETMREMNELNSFSPRGKNKVEELSFGGNTTEHREEASWTGLVGTSQNGSDLAELHTHGMLSHGGQGSSQAGDQTSKESSKIKRRTKTEKTVSLQVLRQYFAGSLKDAAKSLGVCPTTLKRICRQHGINRWPSRKIKKVDHSLRKLQQIIDSVHGAETAFQLNTLYKDLTNTSVSSDNNLSGSITVPLANQSNLTDFEKQQHHMPSNNIPSTSLSHSSCSQSSDSSPSCSGVATKHSPQVGANLVKSGCLPQHSPVQTQQTEAASVNEHFSGQEATIDLLQDVAEKAIDGHHTSQSPSSPKQTADVGMRVKATFGSEKVRFRLKSECGFQELKQEISKRLSIVDMNSLIVKYLDDDSEWVLMTCDADLHECFHVYKQADIQTIKISVYLAPSPTTRVTIGHTGLS, encoded by the exons ATGGAAGAGGGAGACCCCCAGCCCAGCATCTCCTTGGCACGCACCCCGTCGGAAGGCGCGCCGGCGGTCGACTTGGATCTGCTCGAGCAGCTGCTCTCCGCTGACAACGCCTGGCTCGAAGTGGCAGCAAATACTTCACGCTCAAACAACTTCTTTGCTTCCCCCTCCAACCTCTTGACCGATGCCGTTACCACCACAACACCTGCAAATTCATGGTGGATTCAGCCGAGTGGCGCAAGCACCTCAGTTCGGGAACGGTTTGACCAAGCACTAGCTTACATCAGGGAGACACAGAGCGACGCCGATGTGCTTGTCCAGCTATGGGTGCCAATCAAGGGTGATGGTGGGCAGCTGGTGTTGACAACGAGCGGGCAGCCATTTACTCTTGATCAGAGATCCAATAGCCTCATACAGTTCAGGGAGGTGTCGACGAAATACCAGTTCTCTGCAGATGTTGCTTCAGGATCCTCACCGGGGCTACCAGGTAGAGTGTTCATCGGTAGGCTCCCTGAATGGTCACCGGATGTTCGGTACTTCACCAGCTATGAATACCCTAGGGTGAGCCATGCACAGTATTTGGATGTCCACGGGACGATGGGGCTGCCGGTGTTTGAGAGGGGGAACTATTCATGCTTAGGTGTCATCGAGTTGATCATGACCAAACAGAAACTCAACTTCACCTCTGAGATCAATACCATTTGCAGTGCTCTCCAG GCAGTTAACCTGACAAGCACAGAAGTTTCAAGCATTCCACGCACAAAG CTTAGCAGTGCTTCCTACAAAGATGCTTTACCAGAGATACTAGAGGTCCTGAGAGCAGCCTGCATCACCCACAAGTTGCCATTAGCTCAGACCTGGGTCACATGTGCTCAACAAGGAAAACGAGGCAGCCGCCATTCTGATGAGAACTACAGGTACTGCATCTCCACCATTGATGAAGCATGCTATGTGAATGAATCCCAGATGCAGAGCTTCCATGATGCCTGCTCCGAACACCACCTGCTACGGGGGCAGGGTGTTGCAGGGAAAGCCTTCACCACAAATCAGCCATGCTTCTTACCGGATATTGGATCTTCCACTAAACTGGAGTACCCATTGTCTCACCATGCTAAAATCTTCAATTTAAAAGGTGCAGTTGCAATCCGATTGCGGTGCACACGCACAGGGATTGCTGACTTTGTGCTAGAATTCTTTCTGCCAACTGACTGTGAAGTACTTGAGGAGCAGAAGGCAGTGCTTGACTCATTGTCAGGTACCATGAGAAATGTTTGCCAAACTCTACGTGTTGTTACTGACAAGGAGATGGAGGATGAGACCATGCGAGAAATGAATGAGCTGAACTCATTCAGTCCTCGGGGCAAGAACAAAGTTGAGGAGTTGTCCTTTGGAGGCAACACAACGGAGCATAGAGAGGAGGCATCTTGGACAGGTTTAGTAGGGACTTCACAGAATGGATCAGATTTAGCTGAATTGCATACACACGGAATGCTATCACATGGAGGACAGGGTTCATCTCAAGCTGGTGATCAAACAAGTAAAGAAAgtagcaaaataaaaaggcGTACAAAGACAGAGAAGACCGTGAGTTTGCAGGTCCTTCGGCAGTACTTCGCTGGGAGTCTGAAGGATGCAGCAAAAAGCCTTGGAG TGTGCCCAACCACTCTCAAAAGAATATGCAGGCAGCATGGCATAAACCGCTGGCCATCACGGAAGATAAAGAAAGTAGACCACTCTCTAAGGAAACTGCAGCAAATCATTGATTCAGTTCATGGAGCAGAGACAGCTTTCCAACTTAACACCCTGTACAAAGATCTAACAAACACATCTGTATCATCTGACAATAATTTGTCAGGAAGCATCACGGTTCCTCTAGCTAACCAGAGCAATCTCACTGACTTTGAGAAGCAGCAACACCACATGCCAAGCAACAATATTCCATCGACTTCACTCTCACACTCATCATGCAGCCAAAGTTCTGATTCAAGCCCCTCCTGCAGTGGAGTAGCAACAAAACATTCACCACAGGTTGGAGCTAATCTGGTGAAGTCAGGATGTCTTCCACAACATAGCCCTGTCCAGACTCAGCAAACAGAAGCTGCTTCAGTAAATGAACATTTCTCAGGTCAGGAAGCAACAATAGATCTCTTACAGGATGTTGCTGAAAAGGCAATTGACGGACATCATACGTCTCAAAGCCCATCATCCCCCAAGCAGACTGCAGATGTAGGTATGAGAGTAAAGGCCACTTTTGGCTCAGAGAAGGTGAGGTTCAGATTGAAGTCTGAGTGTGGCTTTCAAGAACTGAAGCAGGAGATATCAAAACGTCTGAGTATAGTAGACATGAATTCTTTGATTGTAAAGTATCTGGATGATGATTCAGAGTGGGTCTTGATGACATGTGATGCAGATTTACATGAGTGCTTTCATGTTTATAAACAAGCAGATATCCAAACAATCAAGATTTCAGTTTATCTAGCTCCTAGTCCAACAACAAGGGTCACTATTGGTCACACTGGCTTGTCATGA
- the LOC102699341 gene encoding U11/U12 small nuclear ribonucleoprotein 31 kDa protein, producing MSRRRQDGSDSDGEDDSFLYRYPLPSATASAASGPSSHGGKPGRGGSGGSGGLAPSKSTVYVSNLDYALTNSDLHTLFSRFGRVARVTVVKDRESRRSRGVAFVLFVRREDAAAAAAEMHGKVLNGRTLSASIAEDNGRAAEFIRRRVYRDKSRCYECGEEGHLSYECPRNQLGPRERPPPSKKSRRGGGGGGSGGGGHGASWQSDDEDSATAFEDDRWASVVDTRGEEEKAAGKDQGKALKKEKRKGYFSDESDEDED from the coding sequence ATGTCTCGCCGGAGGCAGGATGGCTCCGActccgacggcgaggacgacagCTTCCTCTACCGCtacccgctcccctccgccaccgcatCCGCCGCCTCGGGGCCTTCCTCCCATGGAGGCAAGCCTGGgaggggcggcagcggcggctcgggcggccTCGCGCCGTCCAAGTCGACGGTGTACGTGTCCAACCTCGACTACGCGCTCACTAACTCCGACCTCCACACCCTCTTCTCCCGCTtcggccgcgtcgcccgcgtcACCGTCGTCAAGGACCGCGAGTCCCGCCGCAGCCGCGGCGTGGCCTTCGTCCTCTTCGTCCGCCGCgaggatgccgccgccgccgcggccgagaTGCACGGCAAGGTCCTCAACGGCCGCACCCTCTCCGCCTCCATCGCGGAGGAcaacggccgcgccgccgagttcatccgccgccgcgtctacCGCGACAAGTCCCGCTGCTACGAGTGCGGCGAGGAGGGCCACCTCTCCTACGAGTGCCCTCGCAACCAGCTCGGGCCCCGCgagaggccgccgccgtctaAGAAGTcgcggcgcggtggtggaggcggaggcagcggcggcggcggtcacgGGGCTTCCTGGCAGTCGGACGATGAGGATAGCGCTACGGCGTTCGAGGACGATAGGTGGGCGTCAGTGGTGGATacgagaggggaggaggagaaggcagCTGGGAAGGACCAGGGGAAGGCgctgaagaaggagaagagaaaaggctACTTCAGCGACGAGAGTGATGAGGATGAGGACTGA
- the LOC102715419 gene encoding uncharacterized protein LOC102715419, with product MPAGENPHSISEKKAALRESPKESKNVGNQQPRVSPISKDKAAETVGIKRPQPNGPPGANGHLVYVRRRLETDHCKVSPSASAESISSLSSKKTVVDKPEEQSLKRPNSSLQTLLAPVFASPAAAAATSPTPSGGLLAQNSLRKQSPVKVVVQPSIVVTASPPCNMVSTAPIPQNSVATNLTSSHVTATSTASHGAVATTTACYPADQQRSSNQDWKERFIRLQAFLRNNEQSGQEEYIHMLRSLSSVGRSKHAIELENRAVKLLVEEGKELQKMKVLNVLNKLSPTDSLSLPTQPASVRHLAFPPR from the exons ATGCCTGCTGGTGAAAACCCTCACTCAATCTCAGAGAAAAAGGCAGCATTGAGGGAGTCACCTAAAGAATCTAAGAATGTTGGTAACCAGCAGCCCAGAGTCTCCCCTATTTCTAAGGATAAAGCTGCTGAGACAGTTGGCATTAAGCGTCCACAACCTAATGGCCCCCCAGGGGCAAATGGCCATCTTGTATATGTGCGCAGGAGGCTTGAAACTGATCATTGCAAAGTTAGCCCTTCTGCTAGTGCTGAAAGTATCAGTTCTCTAAGCTCAAAGAAAACTGTTGTAGACAAACCTGAGGAACAAAGTTTGAAGCGTCCCAATAGTTCGCTTCAAACTCTGTTAGCTCCTGTTTTTGCATCtcctgcagcagctgctgccacCTCCCCTACTCCATCTGGAGGTTTGCTAGCCCAAAATTCTCTCAGAAAGCAATCCCCGGTAAAGGTGGTTGTTCAACCAAGTATTGTAGTGACTGCTAGTCCACCTTGCAATATGGTGTCTACTGCTCCAATTCCTCAGAATTCTGTAGCCACCAATTTGACATCTTCTCATGTCACGGCTACTAGTACAGCATCTCATGGTGCTGTAGCTACTACTACAGCATGTTATCCGGCTGATCAACAAAGATCAAGCAATCAGGATTGGAAAGAGAGGTTTATTAGGCTGCAGGCATTCTTGAGAAATAATGAGCAATCAGGACAGGAAGAATATATCCACA TGCTTCGGTCTTTGTCATCTGTTGGCCGAAGCAAGCATGCCATTGAGCTGGAGAACAGAGCAGTCAAGCTCTTGGTTGAAGAAG GAAAAGAACTGCAGAAGATGAAGGTTTTGAATGTACTGAACAAGCTCTCACCTACTGATTCTCTATCATTACCAACTCAACCTGCTTCTGTTAGGCACCTGGCATTTCCACCCCGCTGA
- the LOC102699623 gene encoding uncharacterized protein LOC102699623 — protein MNSAMETDGGVKQFRLQIDMQCRCMGCIKKIEQAMVSIGSVSGVGSSVANVDTGTVAVMGNVNPTKLCHWLKRRIRKDVKIVYPDQPVQNSNQKLVMVLGSSSNANGAHTTPSAPPIQDIMSWDSVPSGVQSNNQSLYLIEEKIRDLEKVRDMLKIQNLETELVSVRCELKQSREAIDGSKKTLLDSALNQLEAYHKLEALSHSPYQ, from the exons ATGAACTCAGCCATGGAGACG GATGGAGGAGTGAAGCAGTTCAGGCTCCAGATCGACATGCAGTGCCGCTGCATGGGTTGCATCAAGAAGATCGAGCAGGCAATGGTTTCCATCGGAAGCGTCAGTG GAGTTGGAAGTTCAGTTGCAAATGTTGATACAGGGACTGTGGCAGTGATGGGGAATGTGAATCCAACGAAGCTTTGCCACTGGCTCAAGAGGAGGATAAGGAAAGATGTCAAAATTGTGTACCCTGATCAACCAGTTCAGAACAGCAACCAG AAACTGGTAATGGTTCTAGGGAGCAGTTCAAATGCCAATGGCGCACACACTACACCATCAGCTCCACCAATACAAGATATTATGTCCTGGGATTCAGTACCATCAGGTGTTCAATCAAATAATCAGAGCTTGTATTTGATCGAGGAGAAGATCAGGGACCTCGAGAAGGTCAGGGATATGCTGAAGATACAGAACCTGGAGACAGAGCTGGTTTCTGTCAGGTGTGAGCTTAAACAGTCAAGGGAAGCTATCGATGGAAGTAAGAAGACTCTGCTGGATAGTGCTTTGAATCAGCTGGAAGCCTATCATAAACTAGAAGCACTCAGTCATTCACCATACCAGTGA